CGTTCGAAATCGGTCGTCTTCCATCACGCGCCCGAGCACGCACGGTGGCGTCGTAAATACCTGTTTCACATCGATATTCGGACCTCGAGCAGTCGATCTATTCGAGCAGAGCACTAGTTCGCCAAAAGACGGGACGCATCGCCCCTCAGCAACAATGCGCCCCGTCGCTCGTGGATGTTCACGTGCGGTACAACCCGGAAAACAGGCAGGCTACTGATCAGCGAGCCACAACCCCGCTGTCAGCAGGGACCCTTCTCCGTACATCTGGATTCCGCCGACCTTCTCGGATGCGATCGCAGTCTGCGAAGTGCGCAGGTAGAAGACGGCCGGCGAGATCTCGGCGAGACGCTCGGATACTGCTTCGTAGGCCGCCTTGCGATCCTCCGCCGACGCGCCGGTGCGTCCAGCGACGAGCGCCGCATCGAGCTGATCATCCTTGATGCCCGACGAGTTTCGAGGCGACGTGCTGTAGAAGGACCGGAACAATGACGGCTCGGGATCGATGAAGTTCGATGCCGCCACCATCATGTCGTAGCCCTTCTCTCCGTAGATTCGTCCCGACTCGGCCCAGTCGACGCGGTTGACCGAAACCTCGACGTTGTCGTACTGACTGAGCTGAGCCTGAACCGCCTGGGCAACCAATTCCTGCCCCGGAAACGCTGTGAATGTGAATGTCAGGGGATGGCCTTCCGCAGCGAACTGATCAAAGAGGTCCTGTGCCTTGGCCTTGTCGTAGGTATGCAAGGGCGTGTCCGTGTAGAACTGGTTTTCCTCCGGGAACAACGTGTCGGCAACAACGCCCGAGCCCTTCCCCACAGCGAGTTCCAGTCCCTCCAGATCGATTGCCGCACTGATTGCCTGACGCATCCGAACATCGTCGAACGGAGCTCGTGTCGTGTTCAGCGCGAGGAATGTCCCGCCGGCCATCGGCATCGACTGAACTTGGAACCCAGCAGTCGACGCTTTCTTCACAACCGACCAATCAGCGGCCTGGACCAGATCGGCGCCACTGCTCACCACCGAATTCAGTCGCTGCTCTTCGTCCGCCGACGAGGTGAGTGTGATTCCGTCCAGATACGGCCGCGGAGCGTCCCAGTATCCCGGGTTCTTGACCAGTTCGATCTTGCCCGCACGTGTCCAATTCTCCAAGGTGAACGGTCCGGCACCGATCGGATTGGCATCGAACGCTTGCGCCCCCTGTGCCAGTGCCGCCGGGGAGGCAATCCAGTTCATCGCTGTCCGCGAAACCTGATTTGCATAAGCCGGAGTCGGCTGCGTCAAAGTAACTTTCAGCGTCGTCGCGTCGACAACCTCGGTCGACTCGACCAGCGCGGCGTCAGGGGTGGAGTTGGAACCGAGCGACTTGTCCTTGAGTCGATCCCAGTTGTACTTGACTGCATCCGAACCAAGCGGGGTGCCGTCGGAGAACTGAAGTCCGTCACGAAGTTCGAGTACGAAGGTCTTGCCGGCGTCGTCCGTCGAGAACTTCTCTGCCATCGAGAACATTGTCTCGTCGGTCTGCTCGTCGCCGTACATCAGCGTTCCGTACAACGAGTTGCCGAGCATGCCTTGCCCCTGCAGGTTGTTCTGAAGAATCGCGGGGTCGAGGTTGCGAGGCTCGCTCAGCATCACCGCGCGAACGGTACCGCCGGCAACGGGATCGCCTGAAGGTCCTGAGTTCGCCTCCGACGAGGAACCGGCAGCGCCACCTCCGCATGCCGACAGTGCCAGAGCGATGGAACACACCACCCCGAGCGTCGCGAGACTTCTCTTTCGGAACATCATGGTCCTTTCTAGATCTAACTCGGTGGTTATGAATTTGTCAGGGCCGCACCGAATCTCGAGCCGACAGACTCGTCGTATACGTCCTCGACACAGCACATCTCGTGCACGGAAACCGCGCCGGTCCATCACCTCGCCAACGAAGTGGGTAACGCAATGTCCATCCGAAATAGCTGACCGAAAGCCGATGTGGGGCAGGCTAAGAAGAGTTGCAGCCGCCTCGCCCCAACCCATCTCCGTCAAACTAGTCGTCCAGGATCGCCCGGGTCCACAGCCGATTGCGAAACCTTTGTATGCACAAAAGTGACGGCCGTCATAGTCTGCCGGGTAATCGTCGGTACGTCCGGCGACACCAACGAAATTCGTTCAGCTAATGATGCGTCCGTACCACTGGATTGAAGGTACCGGCGAAAGATAACGTCACGACACAGATTCCGGCTACTACCCGTGGCACGCCTCACGGTTCGCCGTCACGACCCGGTCTCTGCACAGTCGCCCAATCCTATCTGCGGCGACGTTTCACAGGCACCCGCACGTCGGGAGAATAGAGGATCCATGTTCATTGTCGATTCGCAAATCCATATCTGGAAGGACGAGGCTCCGGATCGTCCGTGGCTTCCGGGGGCGCGTGAGCGTATCCGATTGAACGGTCATCGGGAGGAGTCGTTCAGTTACGAGGAGGCTCTCGGGTTGATGGATGAGGCGGGGGTGGATCGGGCGTTGATTCTGCCGCCGTCGTGGGAGGGTGATCGGATCGATTACGCGTTGGAGGCGTGTGAGGCGCATCCGGATCGTTTCGGGATCATGGCGCGTATTCCGCAGAACAAGCCGGTCGAGGGTGCGGCGATGATGAAGGATTTTGCGCAGAATCCGCATGTGAAGGGGACGCGGTTGACGTTCCATCGTCCGCAGGACCGGAATTGGATGATCGACGGCACCAATGACTGGTACTGGCCTCTGGCGGAGGAGTTGGGTATCAAGACGATGGTGCATGCTCCGGTGTGGAAGGCGGAGCTCGGTGAGATCGCGGGTAAGCATCCGGAGCTCAAGATCATCATCGACCATATGGGGATCATGGCGCGGTGTGTCGACGATGCGATCGGGTATTGGGTGAAGGAGACGGCGGATCTGCATGTTCATCCGAATATTTTTGTGAAGGTTTCTGCTATTCCGGGGTATTCGACGGAGCCGTTCCCGAATCTCAATATCGCGAAGTATGTGCGGGAGATGGTTGATGCGATGGGTCCGGAGCGTTGTTTCTTCGGTACCGATATCACGCGTCTGCTCGGTCACGGGTTGACGTGGACGGATACGGTCGAGCAGTTCACGGAGCATTTCGATTTCACCGAGCAGGAGCTCGAGTGGATCATGGGTCGCGGTATCGCCGAGTGCCTCGACTGGCCCATCTCCGAGGCAGCCTCTCAGGGATCGCTGCAGGCTTCTGGCAAGTAGCAGTAAAGCAACTGCAGTACAACAGAACAACTCCGTGAAGAAAGGCCAGACATGCCAAGCCCGATCAAGATCGATCCCGCGGAACTCCGGGACTACGTCCGAGACCTTTTCCAATCGCGTGGAGTCTCGGCTGACGACGCCGGCACCATCGCCGAGGTACTGGTCTGGGCAAATCTGAGGGGTGTGGATTCCCACGGAATCGCACGTGTTCCTCGCTACCTCGAATTGTTCGGGACCGGGGAGGCGAACGCCGAGCCGAAGATTGTCGTCCACAACGAAAAGGGCGCTCTGGCAGTGGTTGACGCCGATCGGGCAGCTGGCCCTGTTGCGCTCACACGCGCAGCCGACATAGCGATTGCTCAGGCTGCTCAATTCGGCGTCGGATGGGTAAACGTGCGTCGAACGGTCCACACCGGCGCACTTGGCTACTACACGAACCGAATTGCCGAAAGCGGTCTGATCGGCATGGGTCTCGTTGCGGGCATGCCCAACATGGGATACGAAGGCGCGGCGGGGGCGTCCGTCGCGACAAGTCCGCTGTCGATCGCAGTGCCGGGCACCGGCCAGTATCCGACGGTAGTGCTCGACATGGCCACTGCCGTCATCGCACTCGGCAAGATCGCTCAGTTCAAGAAAGCCGGTAAAGATCTCCCTGCCGGCGCCGCAACCACCGCTGACGGAGTTCCCACAACCGACCCTGCGTTGGCCAAGATTCCCCTTCCCGTAGGCGGAGCCAAGGGTTCCGGGATGTCGTTGATGTTCGAATTGTTGACCAGCGTGCTCGTCGGCGAGCCCATCTTGCCCAATTTCCATTCCGGCGTTTCCGGCGGCAAGAAGCACCGGCAGAATGCCGCAATTATCGCGATCGATCCCAGCGCGGCCGTGGCGGTAAACACCTTCACCTCCGACGTCGACGCGACCATCGAGACCATCCGATCTCTGCCCGTAGCAGAGGGTTACGAGCGTGTCATCCTTCCCGGCCAACGCGGGGCCGAGACGTTTGCCGACCGGAGCCGAAACGGAATTCCAGTG
The nucleotide sequence above comes from Rhodococcus sp. KBS0724. Encoded proteins:
- a CDS encoding ABC transporter substrate-binding protein, producing the protein MFRKRSLATLGVVCSIALALSACGGGAAGSSSEANSGPSGDPVAGGTVRAVMLSEPRNLDPAILQNNLQGQGMLGNSLYGTLMYGDEQTDETMFSMAEKFSTDDAGKTFVLELRDGLQFSDGTPLGSDAVKYNWDRLKDKSLGSNSTPDAALVESTEVVDATTLKVTLTQPTPAYANQVSRTAMNWIASPAALAQGAQAFDANPIGAGPFTLENWTRAGKIELVKNPGYWDAPRPYLDGITLTSSADEEQRLNSVVSSGADLVQAADWSVVKKASTAGFQVQSMPMAGGTFLALNTTRAPFDDVRMRQAISAAIDLEGLELAVGKGSGVVADTLFPEENQFYTDTPLHTYDKAKAQDLFDQFAAEGHPLTFTFTAFPGQELVAQAVQAQLSQYDNVEVSVNRVDWAESGRIYGEKGYDMMVAASNFIDPEPSLFRSFYSTSPRNSSGIKDDQLDAALVAGRTGASAEDRKAAYEAVSERLAEISPAVFYLRTSQTAIASEKVGGIQMYGEGSLLTAGLWLADQ
- a CDS encoding amidohydrolase → MFIVDSQIHIWKDEAPDRPWLPGARERIRLNGHREESFSYEEALGLMDEAGVDRALILPPSWEGDRIDYALEACEAHPDRFGIMARIPQNKPVEGAAMMKDFAQNPHVKGTRLTFHRPQDRNWMIDGTNDWYWPLAEELGIKTMVHAPVWKAELGEIAGKHPELKIIIDHMGIMARCVDDAIGYWVKETADLHVHPNIFVKVSAIPGYSTEPFPNLNIAKYVREMVDAMGPERCFFGTDITRLLGHGLTWTDTVEQFTEHFDFTEQELEWIMGRGIAECLDWPISEAASQGSLQASGK
- a CDS encoding Ldh family oxidoreductase, whose amino-acid sequence is MPSPIKIDPAELRDYVRDLFQSRGVSADDAGTIAEVLVWANLRGVDSHGIARVPRYLELFGTGEANAEPKIVVHNEKGALAVVDADRAAGPVALTRAADIAIAQAAQFGVGWVNVRRTVHTGALGYYTNRIAESGLIGMGLVAGMPNMGYEGAAGASVATSPLSIAVPGTGQYPTVVLDMATAVIALGKIAQFKKAGKDLPAGAATTADGVPTTDPALAKIPLPVGGAKGSGMSLMFELLTSVLVGEPILPNFHSGVSGGKKHRQNAAIIAIDPSAAVAVNTFTSDVDATIETIRSLPVAEGYERVILPGQRGAETFADRSRNGIPVPEPLWNELKTAAETYSITSPTVGAR